The Sandaracinus amylolyticus genomic interval AACACGCCGGCGAGCACGCTCGCGAGGTCCGGGAACGCGCGCGGCGAGAGGCGCGCCTCGGTGCCCGCCACGCGGACCTGGATCGTCCCGACGTCGAGCAGCTCGACCTCGGCGCTCCCGACCCCCAACGGATCGGCCCCGAGCGCATCGTCCGCGCCGACGAACGCGCAGCTCTCGGGGGACGCCGCGGCGCCGCTGCCCAGGAGCCCGAGCACCGATGGGCCGTCGAGCCCGCGGTATCGCGCGAAGGCCGCGCTCAGCACCGTCGGGCCCGCCTCGAGCTCACCCTCGCCCGCGAAGCGCTCGACGTGCAGCACGCCCACGGACCCTTCGGTCGCCGACGCCGGGGTCACGCCGACCGGGTCGGCACCGCAGCCGACTCCCGCCAGCGCGAGGATCAGCGCAAGCGTCGAACGAAAAGGTGAGCGCACGACCGGCAGTGTAGCGGCGCGCCCCGACCACGGGCAAGCCGGCGGCGAGGCCGCGGGACGCCCTTCCCCTTCGGTCCGCTGCACTTCAGTCTCCTCCCGCTGCTGCACCATGCCTTCTCCTGCGCTCGAACAGCTCATCGCCCAACTCCGCGCCCTGCGACCGCCGGATCTGGAGACGCGTGGCCTCGACCCGCTGCAGGTCCGACGCGCCCTCGAGACGTTCTCGGCCGCGGTCACGCCCGGCCTCGACGTGCGCGAGGTCGATCTCATGCGCGACCTCGCGCCCGACGATCCGCGCTACGACGACGAGGACGCGGTGTTCATGCCCGCGGAGTGGGTCGTGCCCCGCGGCGCGGACGTGACGCAGCGGCTCGTCTATCTGCACGGCGGCGGATACGTCGCCGGCTCGCCGCGCACCCATCGCGGCCTCGTCACCCGCATCGCGCGCGCGGCGAACATGGTCGCGCTGGTGCCCGACTACCGGCTCGCGCCCGAGCATCGGTTCCCCGCGGCGCTCGAGGACGCGCGCGTCGCGCTCGCGCACGCGTTCGATCACGGGCCGGACGGAGAGCAGCCCGCGACGCGCGTCGTGCTCGCGGGAGACTCCGCCGGCGGCGGGCTCGTCATCTCCACGCTCGTCGCGGCACGTGACGCAGGCGAGCGCCTGCCGGCGCGCGCGGCGACGCTCTCCGCGTGGGCCGACCTCGAAGCATGCGGCGAGTCGGTGGTGTCGCGCGCGGGCGTCGATCCGATGCTCCCCGCGTCGCTGCTGAAGGGCTGGTGCCGCCACTATCTCGGCGACATCGATCCGCGGCATCCGCTCGCCTCGCCGATCCACGCGGACCTCCGCGGGCTGCCTCCGCTGCTGCTGCAGGTCGGCGACGCCGAGGTGCTGCTCGACGACTCGGTGCGCCTCGCCGCGCGCGCGAAGGAGGCCGGCGTCGAGGTCACGCTCGAGGTGTTCGACGACCTCTTCCACGTGTTCCAGGCGTTCGCCGGCGCGCTGCCCGAAGGGCGCGCTGCGATCGCGACGATCGGCGCGTTCCTGCGCGCGTGACGTCGTCACCGCTTCTTCCGCCGCTTCACGACGGGATCGCCCATCGCCGCGAGCACCGCGCGAGGATCGACGCGCTGCGCGAAGCGCACGATCGGTGCGCCCTCGGGGACCTCGTCGCCCGCGCACGCGAGCCGATCGCTCACGCAGAGCACGAGCTGCTCGATGCCCGCGTCGCGCAGTCGATCGACCTTCGCGCGCAGGTACGCGGGAGTCCAGTAGCCCACGATCTCGACGAGCCAGCGTCGTCGTGCGTCGTGGCGATGCACGAGCGCGAAGTCGGGCACCACCAGCACGTCGCCCGCGCGCACCGGCTCGGGATCGCGCACGAGATCCCAGTCGTGCGTGAGCCGCGCGAAGCGCTTCGCGAACGCATCTCCGACCTCGCCGTCGAGGGCGGGCGCTCGCATCCCCTCGACGAACACGGGATCGCGCTCGCGGACGATCCAGCTCCGCGGCCCCGAGTCGCCCGCCACGAGCGCGCGCAGTCGGAACCGGCGCACGCCGGCCAGCGCGGGGAGCAGCGACGCGAGCGCGCGACCGTACACGCGCGTCGCGCGGAACAGCGAGAGCGGCCCGGAGATCTCGAGGCGCGCGCCGTGCTCCTCGGGATGGACGACGCACACGAGCCCGCGCCGCTTGCACGCGCGCACGACGTCGTGCGGGTCTCCTTCCACGTCCAGCCGCACGCTCGATGCACGCGCGAGGAGCGCCCTCGCGAGCGCGTGGTTGCAGCGGATCGCGAGATCGGCGGGGCTCGGCACGGTGCGCGGCGCGGCGACGAGGCGCTCGCTCGGCAGATCGGCGAACAGCGCCTCTTCGATCGCGGCGACCGGCAGCGCGAGCGCGCGCGACGCAGCGAGCATCGCGGCCTCGCGAGAGGCCTCGGACGTCGCGGCTCGGAACACGATCGAGCGTACGTGCTCGGGGTCGTGCGCACCGCCGACGCGATCGGACCAGAGGTCGTCGAGCACGCTGCGCGCGAGCTTCACGCGCCGCGGCGGCGCGAGCGGTGACACGAGCATCTCGTCGAGCTCGCGGATCGGACGTCCTTCGGCGCGCTGGTACGTCGCGATCAACGCCGCGAGCCAGCGATGATCGCGCGCGTCCAGCCAGCGCGGAGACGCTTCGACATCGCTCATGGCCGTGCCTCCACCAGGCCGAGCGCCGCGATCCGCCGCGCGGCGCGACGGCGCTCCGACGTGCC includes:
- a CDS encoding DUF790 family protein, producing the protein MSDVEASPRWLDARDHRWLAALIATYQRAEGRPIRELDEMLVSPLAPPRRVKLARSVLDDLWSDRVGGAHDPEHVRSIVFRAATSEASREAAMLAASRALALPVAAIEEALFADLPSERLVAAPRTVPSPADLAIRCNHALARALLARASSVRLDVEGDPHDVVRACKRRGLVCVVHPEEHGARLEISGPLSLFRATRVYGRALASLLPALAGVRRFRLRALVAGDSGPRSWIVRERDPVFVEGMRAPALDGEVGDAFAKRFARLTHDWDLVRDPEPVRAGDVLVVPDFALVHRHDARRRWLVEIVGYWTPAYLRAKVDRLRDAGIEQLVLCVSDRLACAGDEVPEGAPIVRFAQRVDPRAVLAAMGDPVVKRRKKR
- a CDS encoding alpha/beta hydrolase → MPSPALEQLIAQLRALRPPDLETRGLDPLQVRRALETFSAAVTPGLDVREVDLMRDLAPDDPRYDDEDAVFMPAEWVVPRGADVTQRLVYLHGGGYVAGSPRTHRGLVTRIARAANMVALVPDYRLAPEHRFPAALEDARVALAHAFDHGPDGEQPATRVVLAGDSAGGGLVISTLVAARDAGERLPARAATLSAWADLEACGESVVSRAGVDPMLPASLLKGWCRHYLGDIDPRHPLASPIHADLRGLPPLLLQVGDAEVLLDDSVRLAARAKEAGVEVTLEVFDDLFHVFQAFAGALPEGRAAIATIGAFLRA